The Pirellulales bacterium genome includes the window TTGGTTGCATCAGTTCCGACGGCTCCGCATCCGCTGGGACCGAAACCCACTCGTCCATCAGGCCTTCCTCACCCTTGCCGCAGCGATCATCTGTTATCGTACTTGGCTTAATGAAAGCTAGTTTTGTCCGGTGGCTCTTAGAAAGCAACCGCTTGCATCACTGTAAACTCTGTGCGATATTGCCAGAGCATGAACTGGTGTACATGCTGAAGACTAAAGACTAGACGGCAGATTGTAATTTTTATTGAGCGGTCATGGTGGACAGATATGAACGGATTCGTAACGGTCGCAGCGCTGGGTGTAGGAATCGCCGTAGGCGCCGCCGTGGTGTGGGCGCTAATGCGGGCCAAAGGCGCGGCCATTGCCGAACGGTTGTCGGCCCAGCAAAGCATTGCACAATCGTTGCAACAGCGCGAAACGCAGCTGCAAACCGAATTAACCACTCTCCGCACCGCCAACACCCTGCTGGAGCGCGATAAGGCGGCGCTGGCAGCCACGCTGCAACAGGAACGCGAACAAGAGCAAAAACTCAAGCACGCTTTCCAATCGCTGGCAGCCGAAGCGCTGCAAGCCAATAATCAGCAATTCATCACATTAGCTACATCGGCACTTAATACGCAACAGGAAGCCGCCAAAGGAAATCTTGGCGAACTGGTTAATCCTGTCAAAACCGCGCTCACCAACGTCGAAAAAAAACTGCAAGACCTGGAAGTTGCTCGCCAGGGAGCCTACTCGGGCTTACTGACGCAGGTGCAATCGCTACAGGAATCGGAACGGTTGCTGCGGACCGAAGCGGCCAATTTAGTCAGCGCTTTGCGCTCGCCCACGGTTCGTGGACGCTGGGGCGAAATGCAACTTCGGCGAGTGGTGGAACTGGCCGGCATGCTCGATCATTGCGACTTTTTCGAGCAAGTCAGCACGCAAAGCGAAGACGGCCGCCTGCAGCCCGATTTGGTTGTCTGCCTGCCGGGCAATCGAAAAATCGTTGTCGATGCCAAAGCGCCGCTGTCGGCCTTTCTGGAAGCCCTCGACACGCAGGAGGAAGATGTCCGGCAAGCGCGGATGAAAGACCATGCCCGGCTGGTGCTCGATCACGTTTCCAAACTAAAAAAGAAAGAATATTGGAATCAGTTCGAGCACTCGCCCGATTTTGTGGTGCTGTTCCTGCCGGGTGAAACATTTTTCAGCGCGGCCCAACAGTATGCGCCGCAACTAATCGAACTCGGCTGGGAGCAACATGTCGTGATTGCCACGCCAGTCACGTTGATTACGCTGCTGCGGATGGTTGCGCTGGGTTGGCGACAGGAAAAGCTCGCGCAAAACGCGCAGGAAATCAGCGATTTGGGCAAGCAACTGTACGAACGACTAGCCAAGGTGGCCGACCACATGCGTCGGCTAGGCAAAAGTTTGCAAACCTCCGTCAACACCTACAACGAAACCGTCGGCACGCTGGAATCGCGCGTGCTGACCAGTGCCCGCAAGTTTCATGAACTCGGCGCAGCCCCGTCGGGCGACACCATTGACGACGTTGAACCGCTGGAAGTGATGACTCGCGAAATTCAACGTCTGGAATTGCTGTCGGCCAGCCTGGAAGAAGCCCCGTCTTTCCCGAAAAGCCACTCTTGACCGCAGCGGGGACGCTTTCTATCCTTCCCGCGCATTTTTGTCGACCGATGCTAGCATGAAGCGATCAGCGGCTAGCGACTAGCATTATCCTGGCAAGAACTGAGTAAGTTCATTTTGTCTTGAGCTATTTGCTGCCGCTAGTTGCTAATCGCTAATCGCTTTTTTGGATGAAAGGATTCGTCCATGGATCGCTCTACCAATGGTTCCACTTCGCCTGCTTCTTCGACCACTGCGACGCCCGTGCCGCTGCTCGATGTCAAACGGCAATACGCACCGCTGCGGGAAAAACTGTTGGCCGCGGTAACGCATGTTTGCGATAGCGGCCGGTATATTTTGGGCCCAGAATGCGAAGAGTTGGAACGAGCGGTGGCGGCTTACACCGGCGCTCGGCATGCGATTACGTGTGCCTCGGGGAGCGATGCGTTGCTATTGGCGCTGATAGCCCTGCACATTGGCGAAGGAGACGAAGTGATCTGCCCCAGTTACACATTTTTCGCCACGGCCAGCGCCGTGTGGCGGCTGGGAGCGGAGCCGGTGTTTTGCGACATCGAGCCGGGAACGTTCAATATCGATCCGGCCAAAATTGAGCGGCTGATTTCGCCGCAGACGAAGGCCATCATTCCAGTGCATTTGTTTGGGCAGTGCGCCGCGATGGATGAAATTGGCCGCGTGGCCGCGAAACACAGCGTGCCGATTATCGAGGACGCCTGCCAGGCGATCGGGGCCGAATACGCCGGCCGCAGCGCCGGAACGCTGGGCGACATGGGCTGCTTCAGTTTTTATCCGACGAAAAATTTGGGTGGCATGGGAGACGGCGGCCTGCTGACGACCGATCGTGACGATCTGGCCGCTAAATTGAAATTGCTCCGCGGCCACGGTATGGAGCCACGGTATTATCATCAACTCGTGGGCATCAACAGCCGCCTCGATACCTTGCAGGCGGCGGTGCTGGGCGTGAAGCTGCCGCACCTCGACGAATGGGCCCGGCAACGGCAAAGCAATGCGGAGCGCTATCACGCGCTATTTTCCGAGTACGGGCTGGATAAAATTTTGACACTGCCGATTACGGCCCGGGCCGCAACGCACGTGTGGAACCAATACACCATCCGCGTGCCCGACGGGCGGCGAAACGATTTGCGCAAGCACCTGACGGCGGCGAAAATCGGCACGGAAATTTACTACCCGGTGCCGCTGCACGAGCAGAAATGCTTCGCCTCGCTGGGCTATCCGTTGGGCAGCCTGCCGGAAACGGAACTAGCGGCGCGCGAAACTTTGGCGCTGCCGATATTCCCGGAACTGACGGCGGACGAGCAGCGAACGGTGGTGGCGACGATTGGTGGATTTTTTGGGGCCAGCAACAGCGCCGCATCGAATGGCGCGGCTTCAACCACGCCCACGAGCACCATTCCGCGGCCCAAGTTTTTGCAGCCGAAGAGTTCGGAAGTTAAGCGTTAAGAATGCGGGTAAAGATTGAGGTTTGGCAGCGCGAGCGACGGTGGCCCGGCGATTTCATCGCCGGCTTTATGTATGAAGCAACGGCTTGAGCAAGCAGCCGGTGGCATTGTCGGGCACGGCGGCGATTTCTTCGGGCGTGCCTTCGGCGATAATCTGCCCGCCGGCAGCGCCCCCTTCAGGGCCGAGATCGATGATCCAATCGGCGGATTTCATCACGTCTAAATTGTGCTCGATCACAAGGACCGTGTTGCCCAAATCGACCAGGCGCTGGAGCACATCGAGCAGTTTGCGGACATCGTCGAAGTGGAGGCCGGTGGTCGGTTCGTCGAGCAAATACAACGTGCTGCCGGTTTGCTGGCGGGCCAGCTCGGCGGCAAGTTTGACGCGCTGGGCTTCGCCGCCAGAAAGCGTGGTGGCCGATTGGCCGAGCGTGAGATAGCCCAGGCCGACTTCTTGCAGGCTGTGCAGCGGACGGGCGATGAGCGGAAAGTTTTCGAAAACGTCGGCAGCTTCGTCGATGCGCAGCGCCAGCATGTCGGCAATCGACAGGCCCTTGAATTTCACTTCCAGCGTTTGGCGGTTAAAGCGCTGGCCCTGGCAGACCGGGCAGGTGACGAACAGATCGGGCAGAAATTGCATTTCGATTTTTTTGACGCCGTAGCCTTGGCATTCCTCGCAGCGGCCACCTTTGGCGGGCGCGCCCGATTTGCCAACGGAAGGAATGTTGAAGCTGAAACGGCCGGCAGTGTAGCCGCGAGATTTGGATTGGGGCGTGGAAGCGAACACTTTGCGCACTTCGTCGAAAATGCCGGAGTACGTAGCGGGGTTACTGCGCGGCGAACGGCCGATGGGGGCTTGATCGATCACGATGATTTTGTCGATTTGGTTCACGCCGCGCAGACTGGTGTGCGGGCCGGGCTTGGGACCCTCGCCTGTTAGGCGGCGGACCAGCGCGCGGGCCAGCGTTTCGTTCACCAGGGAGCTTTTGCCGGAGCCGCTGACGCCGGTGACGCATACGAATACGCCCAGCGGAAAACGAGCGGTGACCTGTTTCAGATTGTTGGTGGTGACGCCTTCAAGCGTGATGGAGCGCGTTTTGGCGGCGCGCCGGCGCTGAGGCGGCACGGGAATGGAAACCGCGCTGGACAGGTAACGGCCCGTGAGTGAATTGGGGTCGTCGGCTACGGCAGCAGGTGTGCCATGCGCCACAATGCGGCCGCCGTGTGCGCCGGCGCCGGGGCCGAGATCGAGAAGATCGTCGGCCTGACGCATCATGTCGGCATCGTGTTCGACGACCAGCACGGTGTTGCCCTGCGATTGCAGATCGCGCAGCGCATCGATCAGCCGCTGGTTATCGCGCGGGTGCAGGCCGATGGAGGGTTCATCGAGCACATAACAAACTCCGACCAAGCCGGAACCAATGCCGGTCGCCAGGCGAACGCGCTGTAATTCGCCGCCGCTGAGCGTATCGGCAGCTCGATCAAGCGTGAGGTAATTGAGGCCAACCTGATCGAGAAACGCCAAGCGCGATTGGATTTCGGCAGCCAGCGGCTCGAAGATGGCAAGATCGTCCGCAGCGATTTCTGATTTGAGTGGTTCGAAAAAGTCACGCGCCTGTTGCACGGTGAGCGCCGTGATTTCGTGAATGGCGCGGCCGGCGAAGTGGACGGCGCGGGCTTCGGGTCGCAGGCGCGCACCGCCGCAGGCCTGGCAAACGACTTGCCCGCGAAAGGTGGCGAGGCGTTCCCGATCGGCGGTTTTTGTGGCCGTGGCGAATTGCTTTTCCAGGAGAATCAGTAGACCATCGAACGAGTGACCATTATTTGATTGTCCGCGCAAAAACTTTTCGCGCACCGCAGGTTTCCACATTTCGTATGGCGTATCCCCTTTCAAATTGTTGGCCTGCAAGAATTCGGCCAACGCTTGTTGATGCCGCTTGGCTTGGGTGGGAGTATCGTTTTTCCAGGGGAGTATCAAACCGTCGGCCAGCGAGAGTTGCTCGTCGCCGAAGATCAATTCAGGGTCGAATTCTTCGCGCGAACCCAATCCTTCGCAGACAGGGCAGGCGCCGTAGGGGCTGTTGAAGCTGAACGTGCGGGGTTCGAGCTCCTCGTAATTGATTTTGCAGTTGGGACAGGCGTAAAGCGTGCTGAACAGGCGGTCCTGCCAATGGCCGGCATTGGGATGGTCGGGATCGCGCACCTGGCAGGCCACGAGCACGGCGCCTTCGCCGTGCGTGACGGCCAGGTTGAGCGATTCGGCCAGGCGGTCGTCGATGCCTTCGCGGATGACAATGCGATCGACAACGGCTTCGATCGTGTGGTTTTTTCGAGGTTCCAGCTCGGGGGGTTCGCCGCCGACATCAAGCACTTCGCCATCGACGCGGGCCCGCTGGAAGCCGGCCTTGCGGATTGCCTCGAATACTTCTTTGTGCTGCCCCCGCCGGCCGCGGACCATGGGGGCTAAAATCATCAGCTTGGTGCCGGCGGGCAGGTGCATCAACTCCGCTTGAATTTCCTCGGGCGATTGCTGGCAGATGGGGGCGCCGCATTGGTAACAGTAAGCCGTGCCGAGGCGGGCCAGCAGCAGGCGGAGATGATCGTAAATTTCTGTGACTGTGGCGACCGTGCTGCGCGGGTTGGCACTGCCCGCGCGCTGGTCGATGGAAATGGTGGGTTGCAAGCCTTCGATCAGATCGACGTCGGGGCGCTCCATTTGATGCAAAAATTGCCGCGCATAGGTTGACAGGCTTTCGATGTATTGCCGCTGGCCTTCGGCGAAGATGGTATCCAGCGCCAGGGAACTTTTGCCGGAACCGCTGACCCCGGTAACGACGACGAGACGGTCGCGGGGAAGATCGACATCGATATTTTGCAGATTGTGGACCCGTGCGCCGCGGATACGGATGAATTCGCCGTTGGCCGCGACGGAATTGGATCTGGAAGGCTCCATACGCCCTGATTGCCCTGGAAGAAAATTTCGGCAGTTTCCCAAACTACTTAGCGTACTTGGGAAATTGGGGCGCGTACAGAGACGGTGGGTAGTTGCATGCTCTATGGCGGGCAGACAAAATGGCACTGGACTTTTCGGTTCTAACCCCCCACGGTTCTATGTCCATCGCCGAACCAATGCAGCAGCGGGCCGAAGAATTTCGGACCCGTTATCAAGCGGTGCGAGAGCAGATTGGCCGGGTGATCGTCGGTCACGACGAGATTGTCCACGGCGTGCTGACGTGCCTGTTGGTGGGCGGGCATTGTTTGTTGGAGGGAGTGCCGGGATTGGGCAAAACGCTGTTGGTGCGGACGCTGGCCAAGACGTTGGATTTGCATTTTTCGCGAATTCAGTTCACGCCCGATTTAATGCCGGCGGACATTATCGGCACGAATATGGTGATGGAATCGCCCGATGGGAAACGGTTTTTCGAGTTCCAGCGGGGAGCGATTTTCACGCAGTTGTGCTTGGCGGACGAAATCAACCGGGCCACGCCGAAAACGCAATCGGCAATGTTGGAAACGATGCAAGAGTTTTCCGTCACCGTGGCCGGGAAGGTTTACCCGCTCCAGCGGCCGTTTTTCGTGCTGGCCACGCAAAACCCGATTGAACAGGAGGGAACTTACCCGCTGCCGGAAGCGCAGTTGGACCGGTTCTTTTTCAAGTTAATGGTGGGCTACTCCAGCCGTGAGGAATTGGCAACCATCATTGACCGCACAACACGGGGAGAAAATATCGAGCCGCAGAAAGTGATGGACGGGCCGGAGATATTGAACTGGCAACAATTGGTGCGGGAAGTGATTTTGGCCAAGCACGTGCAGGATTATATTGTGCGGCTGACGTTGGCCACGCATCCGGAAGGGGCATTTGCTTTGCCCATCACGAACCAGTATTTGCGCTGGGGCGCTAGCCCTCGTGCCGCGCAAGCATTGGCTTTGGCGGCGAAAGTGCGGGCGCTTTTGGAAGGGCGCTACAACGTGAGCTTTGAAGACGTGCGGCGCGTGTATTTGCCGGCGCTGCGGCACCGGGTGATTGCGAATTTTGAAGCCCAAGCCGAGGGGATCGACACAGATCACGTGCTATCGGAAATTCTGGACAAGCTGCCCGAAAAATCGGGCGAAGCGGCAGCTTGAGTGGCAAGTCAATGGGGGAGCGTTTACGCCAGTTTCAGTTCGATTGATTCACTACCAGCGCGGGCAGCCAGGTGAACAGCATGTAGGCACGCGGCGTGGCTAAGTCGGCCAGGGTCGATAAATCGAGTTGGGCCGCAGGCGCAGTGCCCGCAGCGGCATCGGAGCCGAGCAACACGGAGTTCAGAAAGCCTGTAGGCCGCTCGTATTTGACGACCCGCACTCGTCGCGGATCGAGGTTTGCCAGTTCAATGGCGCGGTCCACGGCCTCTTCGATGAAACCAAGCTTGTCGACCAAGCCCAAATCAAGCGCCTGCTTGGCGGTGAAAACTTGCCCGGTGGTAGCCGTGGCGAAGTTCTGTTTATTGTTGGCCAATTGCGGGCGGGCTTCAGCGACGACCTCTTTGAATTGATCAAAAGTCTGATCAACGAGGCCCTGCAAAATGGCGCGTTCCTTTTTGGCCATTTCCGGCGATAATTTTTGCGTAGGGCTGCCCAACTCTTTGTACGGCCCGCTGACGACCGAATCGTCCTGGATTTTCCAGCTTTCCAGCAAATCGGCGATGGTGAAGTGCGGAATGATAACGCCGATCGATCCGGTCCAGGTAGTGCGCTCGGCAAAAATGGTGTCGGGCACATCGCCGGCGGCCATGGACAAATAATATCCGCCGCTGGCCGCGATGCCTCCCATGCTGACGACGAGGGGAATTTTGCGACCCCCGGTGCTGTCGCCCTCGCGCAGCATTTTCAGATGGTGAAATAAATAATCGCTGCCGGTGACGGTGCCGCCGGGAGAATCGACACGCACGACCACGGCTTTGACGTCCGGGTCTTTGGCAACCTGGTCAATTTGCCATTTGGCGAAACCATCGGTGTGCATGATGGCGCCTTCGATGGTGATGATGGCCACTTTTTGTTGCGCGGTTTCCGAGTGAGAGACATAACGTTCTTCCAGGCGCGGGTTTTTCTGGAGGTATTGGTCGTAGGCGGCGCGATAACTGAGGGCAAAGCCGAAGGCCAAAATGGCCACGATCCAGGGCAGCCGTCGTCCCCAGCGCCCCCACCCTCCCTGTTCCTGCAAAACGACGCGCAGTGGTTTATCGCCATTGGATGAGCCATCAGAATGCGAGGGAGGCAACATAGAAGACATGGCAAATCTCCTCAATAAGGAAGCGGCTGGCGGCCGCAGCGTGAAAGGCAATCTGCTGCAAATCGGCCTGATTCAGGTAAATTCAGAGCGCATTCTAGGATTTTGCCGTCCCGGCGCGGAGGTGACGGCGGTTTATTCGCACTGTTCCCCAGATTTCTTGCATCGCATAGTTGCACGGGGGTGCTCCGCGAATTAAGAAAGATAGGGAGTTTGAGCGTCCTGGTCATGTTTCCAGCCACACTTTGGACCATCCGATGAGACACTGTTTTTTATTTACTCGCACCTTCCGTTGCTTGATGCTACTGTTGTTCGCCTTGGGCCTGGGAAGCTTGGCCGTACTGGCGGCGGAATGGAAATCGGGAAAAATTTATCCCGAGCCGTTGCTGGTCGATCCCGGGCCACCCGGCGGACCGCCATCGGACGCCATTGTGCTTTTCGACGGTAAAGATATGTCAGCCTGGAATGGCGCGGACGATTGGGAAGTTAAAGACGGCGTGGTGACGGTGAATCCCAAGTCGCCGGAAAAACAAGCCGATGCTACGACCAAGCAATCGTTCGGCGATTGTCAACTGCACGTGGAATGGGCCGAGCCCGACGTGGTCAAAGGCTCAGGCCAAGGGCGCGGCAATAGCGGCGTGTTTTTGATGAGCCGGTACGAAGTGCAAGTACTCGATTCGTACGACAACAAAACCTATTACGACGGTCAGTGCGCCGCAATTTATAAACAATCTCCTCCTCTGGTGAATGCTTGCCGCAAGCCGGGCGAGTGGCAAACCTACGACATCATATTCGAAGCGCCGTGGTTCGATGAAAAAGGAAAGGTCGCCAAGCCGGCATACATTACGGTTTTGCAAAATGGCGTCCTGGTGCAAAATCATACTGAAATTCAGGGCTCCACGTCGTGGGATCATCCGCCCACTTACGAAGCTCATCCCACCAAAGCGCCGGTCGCGCTGCAGAACCACGGCAACCCGGTCCGTTTTCGCAATATCTGGATTCGCGAACTGACGCCAAAAACATTCGTCGCGCCGGCAAAATCTGCCGCAGTAAACACCCAAGAATAGATGGTGGATGATTTTAACGTGCATCAAGCGGCTTAAGAAACGGCTGCCTTGACTTGGGCTCAATGTGCTATAATAGCCGAGATGTTAATCTTCCAGTTGGCAACTCGATATTTTAGCAAGCGCATGGTTCCCAACTGTGCCGGTGTGGCCGCGCTGATCGTGCTTGCAATGGTCCAATCGGTGCAGGCGGAAGAAGCCGACAAGACTTCGGCCACGCCCGTTTCGGCCTCTGCGGCAAATGCGCAAGCGGCCAGTGCAGTCTTGCAAAAAGCGGACAGCGGTAAGCAGCCAGGCGGCGTCGATATCGACCAATCGATTGTTCGCCTGGGCTCGTCCGATTTCCGTACCCGCGAGGAAGCCGTTAGGCAATTGGTCGCGGCCGGGCGGCCCGCAATCGAGCCACTAACCAAGGCCGCGCGAGGGGACGATTTAGAAATTTCCTATCGGGCGGTGCGGGTTTTGCAAACCTTGTTGCAGCAGGACGATCAAGCCACCGAGGACGAAGCGGCCGACGCACTGCAGAAATTGGCCTCCGACCCGTCCAAGCCGGCCGCCGATTTGGCAACGGACGCCTTGACAGTTTATCACCTGACACTGCAAGACAAGGCCTTGGCGACTTTGCGAAACTTGGGGGCAACTGTGACGAGCGATCAACTCAATCTTGAGCCGGGCGACTTGCAGGTGACCCTGGACGATCATTGGAAGGGAAAAAAGAGCGATCTTCGTCTGCTGAAAGATGTTCCCAATTTGGCGTGGCTGCGCGTGATCAATCGTTCGCTGGACGACGACGAATTGTCGACCATTGCCGGATTATCTCAGGCGACAGAAATCGATTTGTTCGGCACGGGCATTTCAGCCGACGCGGCGCAGAAATTGGCGACCGCCCTGCCCGATGCGGTGGTTGATCGGCGCAATGGAGCATTTTTGGGAGTGGGGGGCTTGCCAGGAATGACAAGCTGCCTAATCAGCGAAGTTCGAGAGGACTCGGCGGCGGCGGCGGCCGGCATTCAAGTGGGAGATGAAATCACCACTTTCGACGGCCAGCCCGTGCATAACTTTGAAGAATTCACCTCGCTGGTTTCGAACAAAAAAGGGGGCGACCAAATCGATTTGCAGGTCCGTCGTGATAACGAAGTACTGACTAAAAAGGTGAGACTGGGACAATGGCAATCGGATTTGCCGGTCATCTTTCACGGCAACTCTAGACCGCGGAATGTGCAAACTCCATTGCCGAACGCCGGGGGCAATCGCTAAGTTTTTGGCTGCCTTGCATGAGAAAGGTTTTGTTCCGCACGGGACTTTGGGCGTGTTTTCCGGCCGAACTATGGTTTTCGGCCGCGCTCTTTTCGCCCTGGCTGAAAAACGTCGCGGTTTTGTCAAGTGCATCGAGCACGTGCAATATCGCCGTGTAATGCCCGCAATCGTACCACTCGATGTTCGGCCGGCCGAACGCTTCCCAGAGGCTGTCGGTGCAGGGACGAGGAATGACTTCGTCGTGCAAGGCGTTGAACATCAGCACTTTTCGACCGCTGAGGTACGCTGCATACGAGCAGGGATCGACCGTCTTCATCAGTTCGGTCAACTCGTCGAGCGAATGCCCGTGTGCAAGCCAGTGTTGTTTGGCGGCTGCCAAATGTTTTTCCTGCGAATCGCGCAGCACAAGGCTTAAATCGCCGCCGGCAAGCACCGGACAAACTTTCACGAACCGGGGTTCGGCCGCCGCGGCCAACGAGGCCGTAATGCCTCCCAGACTGATTCCGAAGATGCCCAACTGCTGCGGATCGACTTCGTCCTGGGCCGCCAACCAAGCGGCGGCAAAGCGAATATCTTTCACGGCCTGAATCATGCCGCGCACGGTTTCTTGCGGATCGGTAGAGATCATCCGGGCTTTGGAATTCGGCTGCCGACGTTCACCGTAATAAGGCATGTGTACAAACAAAGCCGCCACACCGTGTTGAGCCAGATTGTTGGCAAACAAACGGGCCAATGGAAAATCGCCTCCCATAATGTGCAACACGACGCAGGCTGGATATTTTCCAGCCTTGGCGGGGCGGAAGTATTCGCAATGCACGGTGTTATTATTGGGCTCCGGAGTGACCACGGGGGAAGGAAAGGTCACGGTGGAAATGGCCACGTCGTCGGACCATTTCGGCAGCGCTGTTTGTTCGAAGGAAAACGTTTGCGCGGCCAGCCGAAACGGCTCTGGGACGGCGTGGGCTTCGTCGGGGACTGGTTCGAAATGAATTTGTCCCTGCCGCGGAGCGACGTCGTCCGCCAGGCCTGGGACCACAGGCAGCGCCATGACGCATGCCACGAACGCTATTTTGGTGGCGATGGGCATTGATTGTTTCCGTAATTTTCAAATGCTTGAATTGAACAAACGAGGAAGCAGCCGTTTCCGGCAATCGCTCGACCTGATTTTGTTCTGGCTAACATAGCCCGTTAGACTGCGGCGGAAAACCTGATTTCGCGCGCATTAGGATCGGGCGGCGTGCTAGCATGGCGGCGGCCACTTGTTTGCGGGGTGATGCCATTGCGGCCAACGCGCGGCACTCGTATAGTGTGCCCCCTCTTCCATCATCACTATTCCATGCGGCGCAGCGCGCTTATGGTGCCACGCTTGAACCGACGATCGGTCTGGATGGCGATTTTGCTCGTCGCGCTTACAGTTTGGGGACTGACCGATGTGCGTTCTCGGGCCCGGACCGATTTGAACAATCCATTGGCCCATCGGACCGACTTAACCGTGAACACCGTGGCGGGGGCCGCAATGTTTGACGGCCGGGATCCGTACGCAGTCAGCAACTTGCGGGGTTGGCATTACCATCTGCCGCCGCTGTTGGCGATT containing:
- a CDS encoding PDZ domain-containing protein: MLIFQLATRYFSKRMVPNCAGVAALIVLAMVQSVQAEEADKTSATPVSASAANAQAASAVLQKADSGKQPGGVDIDQSIVRLGSSDFRTREEAVRQLVAAGRPAIEPLTKAARGDDLEISYRAVRVLQTLLQQDDQATEDEAADALQKLASDPSKPAADLATDALTVYHLTLQDKALATLRNLGATVTSDQLNLEPGDLQVTLDDHWKGKKSDLRLLKDVPNLAWLRVINRSLDDDELSTIAGLSQATEIDLFGTGISADAAQKLATALPDAVVDRRNGAFLGVGGLPGMTSCLISEVREDSAAAAAGIQVGDEITTFDGQPVHNFEEFTSLVSNKKGGDQIDLQVRRDNEVLTKKVRLGQWQSDLPVIFHGNSRPRNVQTPLPNAGGNR
- a CDS encoding DUF1080 domain-containing protein, which translates into the protein MRHCFLFTRTFRCLMLLLFALGLGSLAVLAAEWKSGKIYPEPLLVDPGPPGGPPSDAIVLFDGKDMSAWNGADDWEVKDGVVTVNPKSPEKQADATTKQSFGDCQLHVEWAEPDVVKGSGQGRGNSGVFLMSRYEVQVLDSYDNKTYYDGQCAAIYKQSPPLVNACRKPGEWQTYDIIFEAPWFDEKGKVAKPAYITVLQNGVLVQNHTEIQGSTSWDHPPTYEAHPTKAPVALQNHGNPVRFRNIWIRELTPKTFVAPAKSAAVNTQE
- the uvrA gene encoding excinuclease ABC subunit UvrA — protein: MEPSRSNSVAANGEFIRIRGARVHNLQNIDVDLPRDRLVVVTGVSGSGKSSLALDTIFAEGQRQYIESLSTYARQFLHQMERPDVDLIEGLQPTISIDQRAGSANPRSTVATVTEIYDHLRLLLARLGTAYCYQCGAPICQQSPEEIQAELMHLPAGTKLMILAPMVRGRRGQHKEVFEAIRKAGFQRARVDGEVLDVGGEPPELEPRKNHTIEAVVDRIVIREGIDDRLAESLNLAVTHGEGAVLVACQVRDPDHPNAGHWQDRLFSTLYACPNCKINYEELEPRTFSFNSPYGACPVCEGLGSREEFDPELIFGDEQLSLADGLILPWKNDTPTQAKRHQQALAEFLQANNLKGDTPYEMWKPAVREKFLRGQSNNGHSFDGLLILLEKQFATATKTADRERLATFRGQVVCQACGGARLRPEARAVHFAGRAIHEITALTVQQARDFFEPLKSEIAADDLAIFEPLAAEIQSRLAFLDQVGLNYLTLDRAADTLSGGELQRVRLATGIGSGLVGVCYVLDEPSIGLHPRDNQRLIDALRDLQSQGNTVLVVEHDADMMRQADDLLDLGPGAGAHGGRIVAHGTPAAVADDPNSLTGRYLSSAVSIPVPPQRRRAAKTRSITLEGVTTNNLKQVTARFPLGVFVCVTGVSGSGKSSLVNETLARALVRRLTGEGPKPGPHTSLRGVNQIDKIIVIDQAPIGRSPRSNPATYSGIFDEVRKVFASTPQSKSRGYTAGRFSFNIPSVGKSGAPAKGGRCEECQGYGVKKIEMQFLPDLFVTCPVCQGQRFNRQTLEVKFKGLSIADMLALRIDEAADVFENFPLIARPLHSLQEVGLGYLTLGQSATTLSGGEAQRVKLAAELARQQTGSTLYLLDEPTTGLHFDDVRKLLDVLQRLVDLGNTVLVIEHNLDVMKSADWIIDLGPEGGAAGGQIIAEGTPEEIAAVPDNATGCLLKPLLHT
- a CDS encoding DegT/DnrJ/EryC1/StrS family aminotransferase, whose translation is MDRSTNGSTSPASSTTATPVPLLDVKRQYAPLREKLLAAVTHVCDSGRYILGPECEELERAVAAYTGARHAITCASGSDALLLALIALHIGEGDEVICPSYTFFATASAVWRLGAEPVFCDIEPGTFNIDPAKIERLISPQTKAIIPVHLFGQCAAMDEIGRVAAKHSVPIIEDACQAIGAEYAGRSAGTLGDMGCFSFYPTKNLGGMGDGGLLTTDRDDLAAKLKLLRGHGMEPRYYHQLVGINSRLDTLQAAVLGVKLPHLDEWARQRQSNAERYHALFSEYGLDKILTLPITARAATHVWNQYTIRVPDGRRNDLRKHLTAAKIGTEIYYPVPLHEQKCFASLGYPLGSLPETELAARETLALPIFPELTADEQRTVVATIGGFFGASNSAASNGAASTTPTSTIPRPKFLQPKSSEVKR
- a CDS encoding MoxR family ATPase, with translation MSIAEPMQQRAEEFRTRYQAVREQIGRVIVGHDEIVHGVLTCLLVGGHCLLEGVPGLGKTLLVRTLAKTLDLHFSRIQFTPDLMPADIIGTNMVMESPDGKRFFEFQRGAIFTQLCLADEINRATPKTQSAMLETMQEFSVTVAGKVYPLQRPFFVLATQNPIEQEGTYPLPEAQLDRFFFKLMVGYSSREELATIIDRTTRGENIEPQKVMDGPEILNWQQLVREVILAKHVQDYIVRLTLATHPEGAFALPITNQYLRWGASPRAAQALALAAKVRALLEGRYNVSFEDVRRVYLPALRHRVIANFEAQAEGIDTDHVLSEILDKLPEKSGEAAA
- the rmuC gene encoding DNA recombination protein RmuC; amino-acid sequence: MNGFVTVAALGVGIAVGAAVVWALMRAKGAAIAERLSAQQSIAQSLQQRETQLQTELTTLRTANTLLERDKAALAATLQQEREQEQKLKHAFQSLAAEALQANNQQFITLATSALNTQQEAAKGNLGELVNPVKTALTNVEKKLQDLEVARQGAYSGLLTQVQSLQESERLLRTEAANLVSALRSPTVRGRWGEMQLRRVVELAGMLDHCDFFEQVSTQSEDGRLQPDLVVCLPGNRKIVVDAKAPLSAFLEALDTQEEDVRQARMKDHARLVLDHVSKLKKKEYWNQFEHSPDFVVLFLPGETFFSAAQQYAPQLIELGWEQHVVIATPVTLITLLRMVALGWRQEKLAQNAQEISDLGKQLYERLAKVADHMRRLGKSLQTSVNTYNETVGTLESRVLTSARKFHELGAAPSGDTIDDVEPLEVMTREIQRLELLSASLEEAPSFPKSHS
- the sppA gene encoding signal peptide peptidase SppA, whose translation is MSSMLPPSHSDGSSNGDKPLRVVLQEQGGWGRWGRRLPWIVAILAFGFALSYRAAYDQYLQKNPRLEERYVSHSETAQQKVAIITIEGAIMHTDGFAKWQIDQVAKDPDVKAVVVRVDSPGGTVTGSDYLFHHLKMLREGDSTGGRKIPLVVSMGGIAASGGYYLSMAAGDVPDTIFAERTTWTGSIGVIIPHFTIADLLESWKIQDDSVVSGPYKELGSPTQKLSPEMAKKERAILQGLVDQTFDQFKEVVAEARPQLANNKQNFATATTGQVFTAKQALDLGLVDKLGFIEEAVDRAIELANLDPRRVRVVKYERPTGFLNSVLLGSDAAAGTAPAAQLDLSTLADLATPRAYMLFTWLPALVVNQSN